The following coding sequences are from one Parabacteroides pacaensis window:
- a CDS encoding O-antigen ligase family protein: MKIKKLFSLIIYYIFLWGLLPGVILYDFIAKNGFTYTDELLAFFIVIFYIIRAVSQKKISKELILFSVIACFYLFYSFYIHVNVKNAILLDFFIQVKPFLTFYCIYNLPVFLTVRQRSSIKYICILFAGIFLLLGLSGESNLFYFMGHPSRFATAVTVLGLMYFYCSKRRKKDIWIMLGILSIGLLSFKSKFYAFYAACICIFLFFNLKEKGTFSPRLIVISFVSAVLIGYVSWSKFSYYFIEGMKNEDNMFARPALYVNSYYILNDYFPFGSGFGSYATFASAQYYSPIYYQYHMNKLHGLSPAYSSFIADTYYPVMAQFGYVGVFLLILFWYGIYKKAKRNYSQTLDIQLYKTSLLIILFFIIESTSDSTFTHNRGMYVMMILAMLLAEGKEKASLAMKQ; encoded by the coding sequence ATGAAAATAAAGAAGCTATTTTCTCTTATTATTTATTATATCTTTTTATGGGGCTTACTTCCCGGTGTTATTTTATATGATTTTATTGCCAAAAACGGTTTTACTTATACGGATGAGTTACTTGCTTTTTTTATTGTTATATTTTATATAATCCGGGCAGTTTCACAAAAGAAAATAAGTAAAGAACTTATCCTTTTTAGTGTAATTGCGTGTTTTTATTTGTTTTATTCTTTCTATATCCATGTGAATGTAAAAAATGCTATTCTGTTAGATTTTTTTATTCAGGTAAAACCTTTTCTTACATTTTATTGTATTTATAATCTTCCGGTATTTCTGACTGTACGGCAAAGGAGTAGTATAAAATATATATGTATTTTGTTTGCTGGCATATTTTTATTATTGGGACTTTCCGGTGAAAGTAACCTATTTTATTTTATGGGGCATCCTTCTCGTTTCGCTACTGCGGTGACCGTTTTGGGGTTGATGTATTTCTATTGCTCTAAGCGTAGGAAGAAGGATATATGGATCATGTTAGGTATATTATCTATTGGGTTATTATCCTTTAAGTCCAAGTTTTATGCCTTTTATGCAGCCTGTATATGTATATTTCTATTCTTTAATTTGAAAGAGAAAGGGACATTCTCACCTCGTTTGATTGTGATATCTTTTGTAAGTGCCGTATTGATAGGATATGTTTCTTGGAGTAAGTTTTCTTATTATTTTATTGAGGGAATGAAAAATGAAGACAATATGTTTGCCAGGCCGGCTTTATATGTAAACTCCTATTATATATTAAATGATTATTTCCCTTTTGGTTCCGGTTTTGGTTCGTATGCTACTTTTGCTTCGGCTCAATATTATTCTCCTATTTATTATCAATATCACATGAATAAGTTACATGGCTTATCGCCGGCTTATTCTAGTTTTATAGCAGATACTTATTATCCCGTTATGGCTCAATTTGGTTATGTAGGTGTATTTCTTTTGATTTTATTTTGGTATGGCATATATAAAAAAGCAAAGAGGAATTATTCACAGACTTTGGATATCCAGCTATATAAAACAAGTTTACTTATCATTCTATTTTTTATTATAGAATCTACTTCTGATAGTACTTTTACTCATAACCGGGGTATGTATGTAATGATGATTCTGGCTATGCTTTTGGCTGAAGGAAAAGAAAAAGCTTCTCTAGCAATGAAACAATAA
- the wecC gene encoding UDP-N-acetyl-D-mannosamine dehydrogenase: MKATFMGLGYIGLPTAIIAAQHGIEVTGVDINPQVVELTNQGIIHIVEPGLQELCKKVVENGTLKASRTPREADAYFIVVPTPFKGNHEPDISYVEAATRMVVPLLKAGDLFVIESTSPVGTTEKMTHLIFELRPDLKDKIYIAYCPERVLPGNVIYELVHNDRVIGGINAESTEKAITFYSRFVQGTLHKTNARTAEMCKLTENSSRDVQIAFANELSLICDKAGINVWELVELANKHPRVNILQPGCGVGGHCIAVDPYFITADFPVESQIISKAREINNYKAFWCAEKIRNEMLQFELKNGRKPVVAIMGLAFKPDIDDLREAPAKYIATKVIQSCNNADILVVEPNVEEHKVFKLTPYQDAYERADMVAFLVAHKEFKKLPYREDKQILDFCGIYKK; this comes from the coding sequence ATGAAGGCAACATTCATGGGATTGGGCTATATTGGTTTGCCCACTGCTATTATTGCAGCTCAACATGGAATTGAAGTTACTGGCGTAGACATTAACCCTCAAGTGGTAGAACTTACGAACCAAGGTATTATCCATATTGTGGAACCGGGGCTTCAGGAATTGTGTAAAAAAGTGGTGGAAAACGGAACTTTGAAAGCTTCCCGAACTCCACGGGAAGCGGATGCTTATTTTATAGTAGTGCCTACTCCTTTTAAAGGAAATCACGAACCTGATATCTCGTATGTAGAAGCTGCTACCCGGATGGTAGTCCCTTTGTTAAAAGCCGGTGATTTGTTTGTAATCGAATCCACTTCTCCGGTGGGAACTACGGAAAAAATGACTCATCTTATTTTCGAACTTCGTCCTGATTTAAAAGATAAAATCTATATTGCTTATTGTCCGGAAAGGGTGTTACCGGGAAATGTAATTTACGAATTGGTGCACAACGACCGGGTAATTGGGGGTATTAATGCGGAATCTACTGAGAAGGCCATTACTTTTTATAGCCGTTTTGTACAAGGAACTTTACATAAGACGAATGCCCGGACAGCAGAAATGTGCAAACTGACTGAAAATTCTTCCCGCGATGTACAGATTGCTTTTGCTAATGAATTATCTTTAATTTGTGACAAAGCCGGAATCAATGTTTGGGAACTGGTAGAATTGGCTAACAAGCATCCCCGTGTTAATATATTGCAGCCGGGATGCGGAGTAGGGGGACATTGTATAGCAGTGGATCCTTATTTTATTACGGCTGATTTTCCAGTTGAATCGCAAATTATTTCCAAAGCACGCGAAATCAATAATTATAAAGCTTTCTGGTGTGCTGAAAAGATCCGGAATGAAATGTTGCAATTTGAGTTAAAAAACGGAAGGAAACCGGTGGTTGCTATTATGGGGTTGGCTTTTAAGCCTGACATTGACGATTTACGGGAAGCTCCTGCCAAATATATTGCCACAAAAGTAATCCAGTCTTGTAATAATGCGGATATATTAGTTGTTGAACCGAATGTGGAAGAACATAAGGTCTTTAAATTAACTCCTTATCAGGATGCTTATGAACGTGCAGATATGGTAGCTTTCCTGGTAGCTCATAAAGAGTTTAAAAAATTGCCTTACCGGGAAGATAAACAAATCCTTGATTTTTGCGGAATTTATAAAAAATAG
- a CDS encoding glycosyltransferase has product MRILLVNKFYYPRGGDCISTLNLEELLKKYGHEVAVFAMDHPETIDTPYKKYFPSEISFSLSSGNLLESFMRPFGTSEVKKKFTSLLNDFRPDIVHLNNIHTQLSPIVAEIAYKRGIKVFWTLHDYKLLCPRYDCLCQGKDTCELCYTDKQYVLKYKCMKGSLIASMIAYQEALKWSRCKLEKYTHKFICPSRFMASRMERGGYNKDKIVSLSNFIDAQKCVVEGYFKEDYYCYVGRLSPEKGIDTLIESAKQLPYKLKIIGTGPLFDRYKYLKNHSIEFLGYQPWPVIKKIVNKARFMVIPSECYENNPLSILESLCLGTPVLGSEIGGIPELIEENYSGLLFCPNNVEHLKNKIQEMFKKEFVYQDIAFKSQERYSSGNYYLQLMKLYKQ; this is encoded by the coding sequence ATGAGAATATTATTAGTGAATAAATTTTATTACCCTAGAGGAGGCGATTGTATTAGTACTCTAAATCTGGAGGAATTATTGAAAAAGTATGGACATGAAGTAGCAGTATTTGCTATGGACCATCCGGAAACTATAGATACTCCTTATAAAAAGTATTTCCCTTCGGAAATTTCCTTTTCTTTGTCTTCCGGAAATTTGTTAGAATCTTTTATGCGTCCTTTTGGAACTTCAGAAGTAAAGAAAAAATTTACCTCCCTACTAAATGATTTTCGGCCGGATATAGTACACTTGAATAATATCCATACGCAATTGTCTCCTATTGTAGCAGAAATTGCTTATAAAAGAGGAATAAAGGTCTTTTGGACTTTGCATGATTATAAATTATTATGTCCACGATATGATTGCTTATGTCAAGGGAAAGACACTTGTGAACTTTGCTATACCGATAAGCAATATGTGCTGAAATATAAATGTATGAAAGGTTCTTTAATAGCTAGTATGATTGCTTACCAGGAAGCATTAAAGTGGTCACGGTGTAAATTAGAAAAATATACCCATAAATTTATTTGTCCGAGTCGATTTATGGCATCACGCATGGAAAGGGGAGGCTATAACAAAGATAAAATCGTCAGCCTATCTAATTTTATTGATGCTCAGAAATGTGTGGTGGAAGGTTATTTTAAAGAAGATTATTATTGTTATGTAGGGCGTCTTTCTCCTGAAAAAGGAATAGATACTTTAATTGAAAGTGCGAAACAATTGCCTTATAAATTAAAAATAATTGGAACAGGCCCTTTATTCGATAGGTATAAATATTTAAAGAATCATTCTATTGAATTTTTAGGTTATCAACCCTGGCCCGTTATAAAAAAGATAGTTAATAAAGCTCGCTTTATGGTAATACCTTCCGAATGCTATGAAAATAATCCATTAAGTATATTGGAATCTCTTTGCTTAGGTACACCAGTTCTTGGTAGTGAGATAGGAGGAATACCGGAATTAATAGAGGAGAATTATTCAGGTCTGTTATTTTGTCCGAATAATGTGGAACACTTGAAAAACAAAATACAAGAAATGTTTAAAAAAGAATTTGTGTATCAGGATATTGCTTTTAAATCTCAGGAAAGATATTCTTCTGGTAATTATTATTTGCAATTAATGAAGTTATATAAGCAATAA
- a CDS encoding Wzz/FepE/Etk N-terminal domain-containing protein, producing the protein MVQNTNAPDNVEIDLIAISRKLWKRKKFIFTCGGIGILIALLIGFSIPKEYNTTVKISPENSVESKIGQFGGLAAMAGINLNSVTSPDALSTELYPDIISSTPFLLELVHIPVETQKGDIQTTFYNYIIEYQKTPWWNAVIKTPFKILAWGISLFKDEVLENEELFDSFHLTEDQNEYIKGMKERLRVAVDEKTHAVTVSIDMQDPLISATIMNTVVLKLQDYITEYRTRKARHDLAFSEKLFAEAKDAYYKIQKTYARYVDENHNVILSTYRTEEERLRNEMNLAYGVYNQMAQQLEMNKIKVQEVTPVFAVIEPAKIPLKAARPNKILLLIGFVFLSFVGSITYILMGDHFKTILRKIVSK; encoded by the coding sequence ATGGTACAAAATACGAATGCCCCAGATAATGTAGAGATTGATTTGATTGCTATTTCCCGGAAACTTTGGAAAAGAAAAAAGTTTATATTCACTTGTGGGGGCATAGGCATCCTTATTGCTTTGCTGATCGGTTTCAGTATTCCTAAAGAATATAATACTACTGTGAAAATAAGCCCTGAAAATTCTGTTGAAAGTAAAATAGGGCAGTTTGGTGGTTTGGCTGCCATGGCAGGAATCAATTTAAATTCGGTAACCAGTCCGGATGCATTGTCCACCGAATTATATCCGGATATAATTTCTAGTACACCCTTTTTATTGGAATTGGTACATATTCCGGTAGAAACTCAAAAAGGGGATATACAAACAACATTTTATAATTATATCATCGAATATCAGAAGACTCCTTGGTGGAATGCTGTGATAAAAACTCCCTTTAAAATCTTGGCCTGGGGCATTTCATTGTTTAAAGATGAAGTGTTAGAAAATGAAGAGCTTTTTGATTCTTTTCATTTGACAGAAGATCAAAACGAATATATTAAAGGTATGAAAGAACGTTTGAGGGTGGCCGTAGATGAAAAGACCCATGCGGTTACAGTTTCTATTGATATGCAAGATCCGCTGATATCGGCTACTATTATGAATACAGTAGTTCTGAAATTACAAGATTACATCACAGAATATCGTACCCGGAAAGCAAGACATGATTTAGCGTTTAGCGAGAAACTATTTGCAGAAGCAAAAGATGCTTATTATAAAATTCAGAAAACATATGCCCGGTACGTAGATGAAAATCATAATGTTATTTTAAGTACCTACCGTACCGAAGAAGAACGTCTCAGAAATGAAATGAATTTGGCGTATGGCGTATATAATCAAATGGCGCAACAATTGGAAATGAATAAAATAAAAGTGCAGGAAGTAACCCCTGTATTTGCCGTAATAGAACCGGCAAAGATTCCTTTAAAAGCTGCCAGGCCCAATAAGATATTATTATTAATAGGATTTGTATTTCTTTCTTTTGTCGGAAGCATAACCTATATTTTAATGGGCGACCATTTTAAAACTATCCTTCGAAAAATTGTATCCAAATAG
- a CDS encoding acyltransferase gives MKGTKRNLKIGRAINIAFPINMEVGDNVVINAGCSFVSSPKGPIKIGNDVSIAPQCYFQTQNHNYRNRNELIKNQGVSQKGITIGNDVWIAYSCTILPGVTISDGCVIGANSVVTKDTLPYSINVGHPAKYISYRE, from the coding sequence ATGAAAGGAACGAAACGTAATCTGAAAATTGGACGTGCGATAAATATAGCTTTTCCGATAAATATGGAAGTAGGAGATAATGTAGTTATAAATGCGGGCTGCTCTTTTGTGTCGTCTCCGAAAGGTCCGATAAAAATAGGAAATGACGTATCTATTGCTCCTCAATGTTATTTCCAAACACAAAATCATAATTATAGGAATAGGAATGAATTAATAAAAAATCAGGGTGTTTCTCAAAAAGGCATTACCATTGGAAACGATGTTTGGATCGCGTATTCTTGTACGATACTTCCTGGAGTAACCATAAGTGATGGTTGTGTTATAGGAGCTAACTCTGTTGTTACAAAAGATACTTTACCTTATTCTATCAATGTGGGTCATCCAGCCAAATACATAAGTTATAGGGAATAA
- a CDS encoding radical SAM protein, with protein sequence MKNIVQGSLITTFRCNAKCNMCNIWQHQTKPEEELDFHYYEKLPAGLRINITGGESTIRKDIDDIFEVLYPKAALLELSTNGFNTETIVRLANKYPNILIRVSLEGLPKLNDSKRGTVNGFDHALRTMLELKKTKCKNIGFSVVISPDNYKDLIYLYELCVALDVELGNSVVHNSWYFHKEDNAITSGDALLQHEKFVEALLTSKRRGFKNKLKDYGRAYFNKSIHRRLRGDEPGYRPPCGALTDFFFIDPFGNVTPCNGSGEEWIIGNIKEDSFENIMHSEKAKKALEQVKDCKRNCAFIVTERHDMVRKPWKPILWILKNKIRISRGKEICWD encoded by the coding sequence ATGAAGAATATTGTTCAAGGTAGTTTAATTACTACATTCCGCTGTAATGCTAAATGTAATATGTGTAATATCTGGCAACATCAAACGAAGCCGGAAGAAGAATTGGATTTTCATTATTATGAAAAGTTACCGGCGGGTTTGCGTATCAATATTACCGGCGGAGAATCGACCATTAGAAAGGATATTGATGATATATTCGAGGTTTTATATCCGAAAGCTGCACTTTTAGAATTGAGTACGAATGGTTTTAATACGGAAACAATTGTCAGATTAGCGAATAAATATCCTAATATATTGATCCGGGTTAGCTTGGAGGGCTTACCTAAATTAAATGATTCGAAAAGGGGAACGGTAAATGGTTTTGACCATGCTTTGCGTACCATGCTCGAACTAAAAAAGACAAAGTGTAAAAATATAGGTTTCTCGGTTGTTATTTCTCCTGATAACTATAAAGATTTAATTTATTTATATGAACTGTGTGTCGCTTTAGACGTTGAGCTGGGTAATTCTGTTGTCCATAATTCTTGGTATTTCCATAAAGAAGATAATGCTATAACAAGTGGAGATGCTTTGTTACAACATGAAAAATTCGTAGAAGCTCTTTTGACTTCCAAGCGGAGAGGCTTTAAGAATAAATTAAAGGATTACGGGCGTGCTTACTTTAATAAAAGTATTCATAGAAGATTAAGAGGGGATGAACCGGGATACAGGCCTCCTTGTGGTGCTCTGACTGACTTTTTCTTTATAGACCCTTTTGGAAATGTAACTCCTTGTAACGGCTCTGGAGAAGAGTGGATTATAGGAAATATCAAAGAAGATTCTTTTGAAAATATCATGCATTCGGAGAAGGCGAAAAAAGCATTGGAACAGGTGAAAGACTGTAAACGTAATTGTGCTTTTATTGTAACGGAAAGACACGATATGGTGAGAAAGCCGTGGAAACCTATTTTGTGGAT
- the wecB gene encoding non-hydrolyzing UDP-N-acetylglucosamine 2-epimerase, whose amino-acid sequence MKKIMLVFGTRPEAIKMAPLVKEFQKHPDKYETIVCVTGQHRELLDQVLHLFEIVPDYDLNIMKGGQDLYDITSRVLLGMREVLKEVQPNLVLVHGDTTTSTAAALAAFYQHMPVGHVEAGLRTYNIYSPWPEEINRQITGRIATYHFAPTLLSKKHLLEEAVENNKIVVTGNTVIDALHVVVSKIKTTPLLGQELKEALKKNGYDITRLEGQRRLVLITGHRRENFGEGFIHICKAIKTLTEKYPEVDFVYPMHLNPNVRKPIREIFGEQQQPNIFFIEPLEYLEFVYLMEKSNIVLTDSGGIQEEAPGLGKPVLVMRDTTERPEALDAGTVKLVGTDYNKIVNEVSGLLDNKEYYQKMSQSVNPYGDGKACERILAYIDGIANV is encoded by the coding sequence ATGAAAAAAATAATGTTAGTCTTCGGGACCCGTCCCGAAGCTATTAAAATGGCTCCTTTAGTCAAAGAATTTCAAAAACATCCCGATAAATACGAAACGATTGTATGTGTTACAGGGCAACACCGTGAATTATTGGATCAGGTGCTTCATTTGTTTGAAATTGTGCCTGATTATGATTTAAATATAATGAAGGGAGGGCAGGATTTATATGATATTACCTCCCGTGTACTTCTTGGCATGCGGGAAGTATTGAAAGAAGTCCAACCGAATTTAGTGTTAGTTCACGGAGATACTACGACTTCAACAGCTGCTGCCCTGGCGGCTTTTTATCAACATATGCCGGTAGGGCATGTTGAAGCGGGTCTAAGGACGTATAACATATATAGTCCTTGGCCTGAAGAAATAAACCGGCAAATAACCGGACGTATCGCAACGTATCATTTTGCTCCTACTTTGTTAAGTAAAAAACATTTGCTGGAAGAAGCGGTAGAGAATAATAAAATAGTGGTGACCGGAAATACGGTGATCGATGCATTACATGTAGTGGTAAGTAAGATAAAAACCACTCCTTTGCTTGGTCAAGAATTGAAGGAGGCATTAAAGAAAAATGGATACGATATTACTCGGTTAGAGGGACAACGTCGGTTGGTATTGATAACCGGCCATCGCAGGGAAAATTTTGGAGAAGGTTTTATCCATATATGTAAAGCGATAAAAACATTAACGGAAAAATATCCCGAAGTCGATTTTGTTTACCCTATGCATTTGAACCCGAATGTGCGTAAACCGATCCGTGAAATATTCGGTGAACAACAACAACCGAATATTTTTTTTATAGAACCTTTGGAATATCTGGAATTTGTTTACTTGATGGAGAAGAGCAATATCGTGTTGACAGATAGTGGAGGCATTCAGGAAGAGGCACCGGGATTGGGAAAACCTGTATTGGTAATGCGGGATACTACAGAACGTCCGGAAGCTTTGGATGCAGGCACGGTAAAATTAGTAGGTACAGATTATAATAAAATAGTAAATGAAGTGTCAGGATTGCTGGATAATAAGGAATACTATCAAAAAATGAGCCAATCGGTAAATCCGTATGGAGATGGGAAAGCTTGTGAAAGAATTCTAGCGTATATTGACGGAATAGCGAATGTTTAA
- a CDS encoding glycosyltransferase codes for MKLIVYQRILPKYRYELLKELSEIECFDKIKVIAAPGMLNGAQKTYTHIENSSDLCIEVVKCLSFMYKGRRRNTYIPFYPHKYGECIHYDVLLVEGTTNIFNNIFIIPLAKLFGKKVIWWDSGYSEKERSRVRKCKDFILSFFIKMTDAQMAYSKQAHQYLVNYMGARNCFFNLNTIATTYFENRYRLYKSFIEKKVDTLSTSINLLYVGAIEERKKLKELIDKLAPLCKLYKIKFTIIGNGKYTEELYKCKESSPVELTILPAIYTYSLLEEYYKEAHLFILPGEGGLAIIQSIQFGVPVMTIRADGTELDYIDNHVNGFIYEDIEQITEGIVHFVRLKKEKQIEMYNNTLKKAAQITSSNWIKKLTVSVAEL; via the coding sequence ATGAAATTAATTGTTTATCAAAGGATATTACCTAAATATAGGTATGAGCTTTTGAAAGAATTATCTGAAATTGAATGTTTTGATAAAATAAAAGTTATTGCAGCACCTGGAATGCTTAATGGGGCACAAAAAACATATACTCATATAGAAAATTCGTCTGATTTATGTATTGAAGTGGTAAAATGTTTATCTTTTATGTATAAAGGTCGTAGGCGTAATACTTATATTCCTTTTTATCCGCATAAATATGGAGAGTGCATTCATTATGATGTACTTTTGGTAGAGGGAACAACTAATATTTTTAATAACATTTTTATTATTCCTCTGGCTAAATTGTTTGGTAAGAAAGTCATCTGGTGGGATTCGGGATATAGTGAGAAGGAGAGGAGTAGAGTCAGGAAGTGTAAAGATTTTATCCTAAGTTTTTTTATTAAAATGACAGATGCGCAAATGGCTTATTCTAAACAAGCTCATCAATATTTAGTAAACTATATGGGTGCGCGTAATTGTTTTTTTAATTTGAACACAATTGCTACTACTTATTTTGAGAATAGATATCGTTTATATAAAAGTTTTATAGAAAAGAAAGTAGATACTTTATCTACTTCTATCAATTTATTATATGTAGGTGCGATAGAAGAACGTAAAAAACTGAAAGAGTTAATTGATAAGCTGGCTCCTTTATGTAAATTATATAAAATAAAGTTTACTATAATAGGAAATGGCAAGTATACAGAGGAACTATATAAATGTAAAGAGAGTTCTCCCGTAGAACTAACTATTTTACCCGCTATTTATACTTATTCTCTTTTGGAAGAATATTATAAGGAAGCTCATTTGTTTATTCTTCCGGGAGAGGGAGGCTTGGCTATTATTCAATCTATCCAGTTTGGCGTCCCTGTCATGACTATCAGGGCGGATGGTACGGAATTGGATTACATAGATAATCATGTGAATGGGTTTATTTATGAAGATATAGAACAAATCACAGAGGGTATTGTACATTTTGTAAGATTAAAAAAGGAAAAGCAAATAGAAATGTATAATAATACATTGAAAAAAGCAGCACAAATAACAAGCAGTAATTGGATAAAAAAATTGACTGTTTCTGTTGCGGAGTTATAA
- a CDS encoding acyltransferase yields MNRDFQIEEPKKIEIGNNVGISIRSFISGGGGVSIGDNVLIGPNVNIFSANHNYKAPNIPINKQGHTLKKVIIKNNVWIGSNSIILPGVTIHENVVIGAGSVVSKDCESNSLYAGNPAKLIKKLY; encoded by the coding sequence TTGAACCGGGATTTTCAGATAGAAGAGCCTAAAAAAATAGAAATAGGGAATAATGTAGGCATAAGCATTCGATCCTTTATTTCAGGAGGAGGTGGTGTAAGTATAGGTGATAATGTACTGATAGGACCTAATGTAAATATATTTAGTGCTAATCATAATTATAAAGCTCCAAACATCCCGATAAATAAACAGGGCCATACATTAAAAAAAGTAATTATAAAAAATAATGTATGGATTGGTAGTAATTCTATTATTTTACCGGGTGTTACCATCCATGAGAATGTAGTAATTGGGGCAGGCAGTGTTGTGTCTAAAGATTGTGAATCTAATAGTTTGTACGCAGGAAACCCTGCTAAATTGATAAAAAAGTTATATTAA
- a CDS encoding lipid II flippase MurJ, protein MFKTESYKKGILFSSGFNVVAKGLAFLQQLLIAYYFGAQDKTDIFFFTYNIILFSSSFFMNFTSSILIPENMRLRIQVGETVSMKFMNFFIWGYGIIGILVYGIFSIHPVYFFHLISSFDKIQIENSINIIRWCLPIFTLNFVTYILTDLLVSYKYFTMPMMANTINYTLGLLFIYFFHSQVGVSSVAQGLLIGYIINVIFLLYILRKKIKWNFFIFDIYHLKSISQNSFFSQVGYCVYLLALYIPQYIFSGFPPGVLSAINYAQKTVDIPAAFLVNQVVNVSGIKFNELCSLKESNKLQALYWKVFLFTVSVFLLLSLFLSSFSETIISILFKGGTLKHGIFDITVNMTKLLALYIPYALMYALFIKLFYAFQKVKYIFYVQAVTQILSIGVLFLLINKIGVSAYPFSRILPYMIVVNIFMVLIKKVDPIFPVKGGIFFINLINVIIILFLSCRVV, encoded by the coding sequence ATGTTTAAAACGGAATCATATAAGAAAGGTATCCTGTTTTCATCCGGGTTTAATGTGGTTGCTAAGGGACTGGCTTTCTTGCAGCAACTTTTAATTGCTTATTATTTCGGAGCTCAGGATAAAACGGATATTTTCTTTTTTACTTATAATATCATCCTTTTTTCTTCTTCTTTCTTTATGAATTTTACCTCCTCTATACTTATACCGGAGAATATGAGATTACGTATTCAAGTAGGGGAAACAGTCTCCATGAAATTTATGAATTTTTTTATTTGGGGGTATGGTATTATTGGAATTCTTGTATACGGCATTTTTTCTATCCATCCGGTTTATTTCTTTCACTTGATTTCTTCTTTTGATAAAATACAAATTGAAAATTCTATTAATATCATAAGGTGGTGTTTACCCATTTTCACTTTGAATTTTGTAACTTATATATTGACCGATCTTCTGGTTTCATACAAATATTTTACGATGCCTATGATGGCGAATACCATAAATTATACCTTAGGATTGTTGTTTATATATTTTTTTCATTCTCAAGTGGGCGTAAGTTCGGTAGCTCAAGGACTGCTGATCGGATATATCATCAATGTGATATTTCTTCTTTATATATTGAGAAAGAAGATTAAATGGAATTTTTTTATATTTGATATATATCATCTCAAATCTATTTCTCAAAATTCTTTTTTTTCACAAGTAGGATACTGTGTTTATTTATTAGCATTGTATATTCCGCAATATATATTCAGCGGTTTTCCTCCGGGTGTTTTATCTGCTATTAATTATGCTCAAAAGACCGTGGATATCCCGGCAGCTTTTCTAGTAAACCAGGTAGTAAATGTATCTGGTATAAAGTTTAATGAATTATGTTCATTAAAAGAAAGCAATAAATTGCAGGCACTTTATTGGAAAGTATTTTTATTTACTGTTTCTGTTTTTCTGCTGCTTTCTTTATTTCTATCTTCATTTAGTGAGACTATTATTTCTATCCTTTTTAAAGGCGGTACACTAAAGCATGGTATATTTGATATAACAGTGAATATGACTAAACTATTAGCTTTATATATTCCTTATGCTTTAATGTATGCTTTGTTTATAAAACTATTTTATGCTTTCCAGAAAGTAAAATATATATTTTATGTTCAAGCCGTTACACAAATATTGTCTATTGGTGTGTTATTCTTATTGATAAATAAAATAGGTGTTTCTGCTTATCCTTTTAGTCGGATCTTACCCTATATGATAGTAGTCAATATATTTATGGTATTAATAAAAAAAGTAGATCCGATCTTTCCTGTAAAAGGAGGGATATTTTTTATCAATCTAATAAATGTTATTATAATTCTTTTTTTAAGTTGTCGGGTTGTATGA